In Oryza sativa Japonica Group chromosome 8, ASM3414082v1, the sequence TCCAGCTGAAGGGCATGATTATAtgatggtgcatgcatgcattcgtGTCAGTGCCCCCCAGCCCGGCCACCGGCCATAGAGATCCTGTCGATCGAGCTCATCGAGATAACCTTTTCTATTCGGATTCAGCTGCCTACAATAGAGATGCCTTTCCTTCCACCAGAATTCGAAATTTCCATGATCGCCAATCAATTATTCCTCATTtctcttaattaatttaatttcttctcTTCGAAaatccatatgatatatatatttagctagctagcttaatttgcatatatatgcaggTACAATGGATCATAGTACATCTTAATTAATTTACTTTACGGTGTGTACATATATGGCCATCgcacatactctctccgtccctaaaaaaccaatctagaaatggatgtgacacatcctagtactatgaatatAGACATACCTCTATTCAGATTCGTTCTACTAGCTAGAATAGTTACATAGACTGGCCACCCTTTTCAAGTacccaaaaattaaaagagGCAAAAGCAAAAGCTAGATCGATCGATTTGCTCctttaatctctctctctctctctcatttgaacacatgcatgcatgtacggcACACCTGCGCGCATGGATCCAATATATTCACATTTTTTTCTTGGTCATCTACTGTAGATGCACAGTCTTCTTCTACTAAATAATTAATCACAATGTACAAGCATATATAGTACatatatcgatcgatcatgACACTGTCCTGGTGGCTAGCTAGTTTTGCTcaacaaattaaattttaatgatTGAGCATGTACAAATATAGGGCAGAGCCTTTTGCTTTTGGCGTGCATCTGCTGCTAACCTAACAAATCTAATAGACAAGGACCTATACAAATCTTGTCCTGATCGATCACATGATCATGTGCACACTTTGCATGTGCCCAATATAATCATGTTAGCTATATATTACCAAGGTTTCGAATTAAACACATGTGCAATTAATCAGGCCAAATTAGCTAGCACATACATATTACCATTTCTTTATATTTAATAGCGATAATGGTTTACATCTCTTGCCTCTGTTGTGAGGCACACGACTAACCATGTATTTTACCACTTTGCTTTATGCAATTTTGCACCATAAAGTATCTAATATATGATCGATTAACTATTTTGCTGAAATCGCGCGCATATGCACATGTTTGGTTTATATGATTaaatgctctctctctctatatatacttATGAAATGCATAAGTATATATGAAGTGAAATTATTGTTTGGATTCCTTTGGAAATACACTTATGAAATGCATGCGATAAGAAATTGAAGATCTGATGATATCGTCAAAGCATTAATTTTGTAGTATATATATTGCTTTGTGATGCGCACACATGTAACACAATATGCAGTACACACCTGCAGATCAATACGAAAACACATTATTCATATATTTTATTGTTGTGTGTATACTGCATGCAGTATGCATGCGTATATGTAGTATGTACATGATATGTGAGGAGACTGAAACACAGTGCGCGTAGTGCTCGAGGGATCAGAAAGAAAATTTCACCGAATCTTTGAGGATTATTGTATCAAAATGTCAGACGTGAGTTACTGTTCCTCACTCGATCGATTATATAGATGCATTTTGCGCTTTATGGCCAGCTGTTGTGCAACCAGGGGCACTGTACATGTACACAATgcaacatcattttttttcctcttgacTGCTGGAATGATACAATAATCCAAAGAAAAAGAACAATTCTAACTTCGAAAGAAAAATTAATAGGAAAGAGAAATTAAATAACATGAATTGCCGGCCTTAATATAAATGAAGGGTGATTTTAGGGGTAAGATAATAAGAAATTAATTCAAACTAGGGGTTGCAAGAAAAAGTTGTACTACTctctatataattatatttttctaacaaaatttagaTGCAAGTTTGCATTCTTTTtatgatggagagagtatatgacCAAAGTATTTACACATTTAATATTTTATCTCTCCGTCCTAAAAGGACTTCTAGTAATTTTAGAACAAATTAAATGAGTAGCAAGACAAAAGTTCACAATACTCATAATTAAATAGGTGGCTAGTCCCGATTCATTAATTGCCGGTTGGTTTTGGTCTAATCCATATTCGGGTGGTGATGGGCGAGTGGCTTGGGAGAGTACGCACTAGATAAGGTGAGATAAATTACTACTTTagaagttcttatattttgagacaaattttaAAGTCACTTTAGGTGGGCGGAGTAGATATGTATGATGACGGTGAAAATTGCCGTGATATATATGGAGTTTTGCTAGATCTGATATGCTAATGTGATAGACTGGGTTCCAAATTTGGAAATGGAAAACATCATTTatattatagattaattaatagCCAGTGATCCAAAATATAGAACTTTAATTTTTAGGTGATGTGcttgtgtatatatacatatttaacAAACCAGTTTAATTTGCAGCATGCGCAATTCACTACTGTACAAGTGTACATATGCCCTTAATTTATATAGCAAAGTGTGCccttaatttatattaaattcatGTGAGTTAATTTATCATCGTAAAGCACATAATATAATTGATCAAACCTCTCTAGCTACAAAGTtggcatgcatgtatatacttAATTTCTTCTGACGACAAATATAGTTCTAATTTCGCTTGGTAAAAAAAGATTTAAATGAAAAGAGAGAACTAAATGCTGCGCGCCCCGTTTGGAACATGGAAATGacataatttttaaaacaatttctgGAAGAATTAACATGGGAAAAATTCCTGCACTACTCCAAATGGCGCGCCTTATCGAATTTATTTCTCCTTGTTAGTGTAGTATTTGATGATTTCCTGAAGTTCAATCTAATGAATGGAAGTAATCAAATTAAACAAATTAAGATTCATTGGTTATAGTACTGTAGAGATATCTTTAATTTGAATTGAACTTTTCATATATATGGACAAGGGAAAGGAATATGCATGCTCTAACATATACTACTAGTTGATCTATTCGATCTGCATATATTACTAAATTTCTTTTACTTGATGAGGGCAGATGTAGCACGCACAACGATTTTGATTAATTCTAAATCACGGGAGTtttagggagaaaaaaaaatctttggtAGAGATCGAGATTTTACATATATACTACCAATTTCGATCTCTAGCTAGTCGATTATCACTGCTGAGGATTGCCCATAACCTAGTGTGCTTTAAGGCATGACAAAGGACTGTATGGAATGAAAGCTGTTCATCACGAATGCAAAGGTACAGTAGATTAATGTGGCCAATTTCCACACATTCACGTATGTGTATGTTAACATTTCACAATGGTGGAATCAATATAATTAATCCTCTCTGGAGTTCTAACAATCCTACAACGAACAGTAATGTTCTTTGAACCATATGTCTGCAACATTAAAAAATGACCATGCAAACATATAATATTGtaacatttttttcttcaattccGAAGATAAAGGAGAAAGCTTGCTCCTTTAGCCATGATTAATACTGATACGATGACATGCATGTTGCATTAATTAAGTTTGAAGATCAAATTTATTATGTGATGTACTTAATTTTGGTGACCTCTTAGCTATTTTCATTCATAAAAATGGGATTGGCATACAACTACGGCATAAGGCAGCATTTTTTTATCTAGATGATCTTAAGTTAAAATTCAAGTAACATTATATATATGGCCCAAGATTCACTCAAAATATAATGTCTATAGCCCCAAATTAAGGCAGGGTTGCACATCACTTGGGATTTCGTCCTTGCTTTGCCAAAAggtttaagtaaaaaaaaactaaacatttTGAGTCAGCAAGGTTCAAATACTACAATAAATCAATATAAATTAGCATACCTAAAAAGGCAAAATTGGCAGCCAAACATGCATTAATCTGAAACAAAGAATTACAAAATTCCCAATGAGCactataaaaaaaaccaaagctgaattagtttgattaaaataatttatttaccAGCATGTTGAAGAAAACTAAAATGCTTCATTTATGCGTATACTTAAGCATTGGTTTAAACTATATAGCAGAAATTAATCAAAATTGGGGGAGAATATGGCAAGAATACTGAACTTCAGAATAGAGTAACAGCAACAAAAAGTGAACAAATCACTTACATTGCTTCTGTTTCGACAACAAAACATGCATCTAAATCTAATGAAAACTCTTTTAAAAAAGTACAAAGCAGTAATTCCATCAACAGTGATGCATCACCATTAATTTACATAAAATACCATTTGTTGCGGCTAATGGAATTTTTCGAGGAGGTCATGCACAACAAAAATTTAAGTTCTTAATTACCACCTCCAATTcaccctaaaatataagaaattgtAGCTATGTACTGGacaaatattttagaacggaggtagtatatcacATATGGCTTAATTAGCTTAGATAAACAAGAAATTTTGCCAGGAATGACAATTTGAGAAACCTCTGGCCCAATGTTCACAAAGAAGGAAACAAAACATAAGAAAATCCAGGAGCCGTACACCAGTGCTAAGCTAGAAATGCTACTACTAGCTAGGTAGAATACGTAAGCAATAGGTAAGGTAGAGAATACTACTACTCCTAGATCGATAGGAGTTGATGGTTACAGCTAAGCTTTTTCCAATGGTTGGGTTTGGCCGCATTGTCGTCCTCCCTGGGAACTCTCCAactgaaatgaaatgaaaaccCTCACCTTTCTTAATTTACTGACGATGCATGGAATTCAGCACCTCACCACTCATCACTGATCATGGCACTGAATACCTTGCACCAATAATTCCCTCCTTTTCTAGCTACGTCTGCGCGCTGGAGTAGCTAGTATCTCATCAGGACAAAATTaaagtggttttttttttctttctgatcCGATATGATCCCCTTTGGGGgtccaaacaaacaaacaaaaagaaagagtaAAATTAATTAAGCGGTTTGTTAAGTGATCAAAGGTAGATAGCAAGAGCTCTGATCTTGTGTGTGACAAGCTgcaaacaataaataaataaatgtatcCGGTCTGATCCTCTCTTGTGATCCCATGCTCTCAGCTCAACCAGTAGCTAGCCTAGCAGTcaacatatatgcatgcatgctatgCTATGCTGCCACCACGACACAACACGCAACCTACCAGAACATCATTGACAATTATTCTATTGCATGCATCCAagatttaatttgttaaattaaATTTCTACTACACTACATATGTGTTGTGTCCAGATTTTAATTTGTTGAATGATTTGGTCCCTTAATTGAAATTTCCCACAAAAGAAAATTCGACAAGAGAAAATTAACCAAACCCCTGAAGGGTAATTATCACATgcagggaaaaaaaattggcaaataGAATGCAAACCCTAGCTAAtcttattaattaattgtaCTTTGAGAAACATCAAGGCAGCAGCTTAGCTACTCAGTGGGGAGTAGAGAGAGTAGCTAGTAGCCTGAGCCAACAACAagagcaaattaattaataaaaaccaagaccaaaaccaaattaccaaaattaccTCTCTAGTCCACCAATCCATGCATCCCTAGCTTAGTtaatctcctctctctcagctATATTgctccatcccaatttcatcatCCATCAGTGCATCCCATGGCTgctctgcccgccgccgccgcagccgaacCCGAAACCCAAGGCGCCGCCcatcgacgacgaggacgacgacgaggtcggcccATGGATGTCCACCGGCCTGGTCAGGCCGACCCAGTCGATCATGGGCCCTCCTCCACCCAGCGGCAAGAATGGCCGGCCCGGTGGGCCCACGGCCGAGGTGCTGGGCCCGGCGGCCGGTGCAGCTCCGGCgggatacggcggcggcggcggtcccgGCTGGTGCTGGAGCTCCTGGACCTGGCGCTTGAGGAACTTGATGTAGCGGATGGCCTCGTCGAGCATGGAGGCGGTGTCCATCTTGGTCCCCCCCGGGACGAGGCGCTGCAGGATGCGGATGCGCTCGCTGATCCGctcccggcggtggcgggcggcgacgcTCTGCGGGTCGTCGCTGATGCGGACGttgcggcggcggggcttcTTGATGGTCGCCGGGTCGATGTCCACCGGCTGCATCGCGGCGATCCGGTACATCATCTCCTTCATGGCGCcgagctcctcgtcggcgtcctgatccccaccgccgccgccgtcctggccaccaccaccaccacctgccgccgcctcctgctgaAGCCTCAGCTCCTCGTCGCCCCCCTGGTCACCGCCGCCATAGTCATGGTGACCACGCCGCTGGTCCAGGTCGAGAGGATGATGGAGGTGATGGGCATGGTGGTgatgatggggaggaggaggaaacaaagaagaagaaggagagggatctagagggtggtggtggaggtggaagggtaatggcggcggcggcggcgggggcggcggcggcggcggctggtcgaAGAGGAGGGGATGGTGGTGGCTGCCGAGGCTCATGTCCAAATCCcatgagctgctgctgctggagttGTGGGTCATGTTGTCCATGGATCGATGAGCTGCAGCTCTGCTAGCTAATTGCTGTAGTAGCAGCAGATGAGATCACCACTCACAAGTGCATGCAGTAAGTGATGGCAGCAACCTAGCTAGCATGCAGCTTAGCATGGATCACAAGGTAAGGAGGTAGTACAGATTTGAGTACATATGCTTTAGCTCTGGTAGTATGTAGCTCAGTCACAGcagggagatggagatggaggaagGAGAGCCCATGAGTGGTCACATAAAAGATGGCTTTATAGGGGAATGGAGGGGGAGAAGAAGGGGGAGGATAGCTGCTTACCTTAGCTTGAGGTGTACTAATGTGTACTAGTGTGTGTCTAGATGCATTTTTATTCATTCATGTATTATGTTTGGTGTGTACAGTAAGTGTGAGGTAAGCAAATGGCTGGATGTCTTGCTTACTATGATTAAGCAAAAGGTTGGATGATGAATCTGTTAACTACTCCATTTTTTATGAGAATTTTTATGGTCCTTAAGATACCGatagaggtaccaaattttacgcTTAAGCTATTATTTGTTATTCTTCTGTATAGGAGTTTTTGTTCCGTTTGTCACCCCTCACCTACCTCTCTTATATCCGCCCCTCGTGCTCTCTGTTCCCTCGCAAACATGACATTTTTTTCTTGGACATTGACATGCATGTTCCCCAAAATTCAACTTTCACCCTTAGTTTCTATAAAGCTATATATTGTGCAAAAGTGACATTGAGAcgtatttttttagagaaaaactTGCACGCATGATCGATGTTTCATTGAATCTAATACAGCTATCCATATAGGAGAGATGTTAGaagaatttttaaaatattggaCTTTCACAATCTTAAAACATCACATTTTTTTATGTAGCATAatagttttatttttgaattaaTTAATGAAAAATTACTATCATGTGATATTGAAAGCTTTTATCCTTTGCTTAATTGTCTCTACTACTATAAAGGGAAGtcgtctttcttctcttcttccaccATCATACACCCC encodes:
- the LOC9271209 gene encoding transcription factor HEC2, encoding MDNMTHNSSSSSSWDLDMSLGSHHHPLLFDQPPPPPPPPPPPPLPFHLHHHPLDPSPSSSLFPPPPHHHHHAHHLHHPLDLDQRRGHHDYGGGDQGGDEELRLQQEAAAGGGGGGQDGGGGGDQDADEELGAMKEMMYRIAAMQPVDIDPATIKKPRRRNVRISDDPQSVAARHRRERISERIRILQRLVPGGTKMDTASMLDEAIRYIKFLKRQVQELQHQPGPPPPPYPAGAAPAAGPSTSAVGPPGRPFLPLGGGGPMIDWVGLTRPVDIHGPTSSSSSSSMGGALGFGFGCGGGGQSSHGMH